From the genome of Carassius auratus strain Wakin chromosome 26, ASM336829v1, whole genome shotgun sequence, one region includes:
- the LOC113043937 gene encoding neuronal vesicle trafficking-associated protein 1 — protein MVKLGSKLVDKMERQPSSEDGFDNIPLITPLEVGQLQQPFPDKVIVKTTTEYQLKEKKRKLYVPSIKKLNINLYDEMSEKLKLTGLIIITLAFLACLLLLVMYKALWYDQLGCPEGFVLQHRHCTPSALEMYYPEQNSRGSLYTAMTHLNQAKKNIPELSPPWLPVMKDKVRSEK, from the exons ATGGTGAAATTAGGCAGTAAACTGGTGGACAAGATGGAGAGACAGCCGTCGTCGGAGGACGGTTTTGACAACATCCCCCTCATCACTCCACTGGAGGTGGGCCAGTTACAGCAGCCTTTCCCTGATAAG GTGATTGTGAAAACCACAACAGAGTATCAGCTgaaggagaagaagaggaagCTGTACGTTCCGAGCATCAAGAAGCTAAACATAAACCTTTACGATGAGATGTCCGAGAAGCTGAAG CTGACTGGGTTGATTATTATCACCTTGGCGTTCCTGGCGTGTCTGCTGCTGTTGGTCATGTATAAAGCACTGTGGTACGATCAGCTCGGCTGCCCTGAGGGCTTCGTTCTCCAG CACAGACACTGCACCCCGTCGGCTCTGGAGATGTACTACCCTGAGCAGAACTCCAGGGGCAGCTTGTACACCGCCATGACCCACCTCAACCAGGCCAAGAAGAACATCCCAGagctgtctcctccctggctgcCAGTCATGAAGGACAAGGTCCGCTCCGAGAAATAA